The Panicum hallii strain FIL2 chromosome 9, PHallii_v3.1, whole genome shotgun sequence genome has a window encoding:
- the LOC112872808 gene encoding putative ripening-related protein 7 — protein MIETKSTSPDRCAPPCSCSTPAVMTVNGFRSGESGGGPAACDGHFHSDGELIVALSTGWFAGGHRCHRAVRITSARTGRSVEARVVDECDSRRGCRGNIVDSSPAVWRALGLDTGVGEVPVTWSASRRLNAFTGAGRPAARQGTSWKWRRVQFVCY, from the exons ATGAT TGAAACTAAGAGTACTAGTCCAGATCGTTGTGCTCCTCCATGCAGCTGTTC CACCCCCGCGGTGATGACGGTGAACGGGTTCAGGAGcggcgagagcggcggcggcccggcggcGTGCGACGGGCACTTCCACAGCGACGGCGAGCTCATCGTGGCGCTGTCCACGGGGTGGTTCGCGGGCGGGCACCGGTGCCACCGGGCGGTCCGCATCACGAGCGCGCGCACCGGGCGCTCCGTGGAGGCCCGCGTCGTGGACGAGTGCGACTCCCGCCGCGGGTGCCGCGGCAACATCGTGGACTCGTCGCCCGCCGTGtggagggcgctcgggctggacACCGGCGTCGGTGAGGTACCCGTCACGTGGTCCGCGAGCCGACGCCTGAACGCGTTCACCGGAGCCGGTCGGCCGGCCGCGCGGCAAGGGACAAGCTGGAAATGGCGCCGGGTGCAGTTTGTGTGCTACTAG
- the LOC112872809 gene encoding putative ripening-related protein 6 produces MANPNAKIAVVLVAVLGLLQVSCAVARRHGKPGPCDDAAAADFVNDLPGRLRGHKKAPHPGSHRCAPARHGGGGTPAVMTVNGFMRGKSGGGTSACDGHFHSDGELIAALSTGWFGSGHRCHRAIRITSARTGRSVEARVVDECDSRRGCRGNIVDSSPAVWRALGLDTDVGEVPVTWSDA; encoded by the coding sequence CAACGCCAAAATTGCGGTGGTGCTCGTCGCGGTGCTTGGTCTGCTTCAGGTCTCATGCGCCGTTGCCCGGCGGCACGGCAAGCCCGGCCCGTGCGACGACGCTGCGGCGGCAGACTTCGTCAACGACCTGCCGGGACGCCTGCGCGGCCACAAGAAGGCACCCCACCCGGGAAGCCACCGCTGCGCGCCGGCAcgccacggcggcggtgggACCCCCGCGGTGATGACGGTGAACGGGTTCATGCGCGGCaagagcggcggcgggacgTCGGCGTGCGACGGGCACTTCCACAGCGACGGCGAGCTGATCGCGGCGCTGTCCACGGGCTGGTTCGGGAGCGGGCACCGGTGCCACCGCGCGATCCGCATCACGAGCGCGCGCACCGGGCGCTCCGTGGAGGCCCGCGTCGTGGACGAGTGCGACTCCCGCCGCGGGTGCCGCGGCAACATCGTGGACTCGTCGCCCGCGGTGTGGAGGGCGCTCGGGCTCGACACCGACGTCGGCGAGGTCCCCGTCACGTGGTCCGACGCCTGA